The proteins below come from a single Limnobaculum xujianqingii genomic window:
- a CDS encoding rhodanese-like domain-containing protein: MKKHNPGFEQLCEAARKNVHEVSIQQVKEMMDKGTIPLVLDVREESEYQKDHIPGAKHVGRGVLERDIETVVPDKATPMVLYCGGGYRSALAAESIQKMGYTNVLSMDGGYRGWNEASYPLVKE, from the coding sequence GTGAAAAAGCATAACCCAGGTTTTGAGCAGTTGTGTGAAGCTGCGCGTAAAAATGTACATGAAGTTAGCATTCAGCAAGTAAAAGAGATGATGGACAAGGGGACAATTCCACTGGTTCTGGACGTTCGTGAAGAGAGTGAATATCAAAAAGACCATATTCCCGGGGCAAAACATGTGGGACGTGGTGTGTTAGAACGTGATATTGAAACTGTTGTTCCGGATAAAGCAACTCCGATGGTGTTGTACTGCGGTGGTGGCTATCGTTCTGCATTGGCAGCAGAAAGTATTCAAAAGATGGGTTATACCAATGTGCTTTCAATGGATGGTGGATACCGTGGCTGGAATGAGGCTAGTTATCCGTTGGTAAAAGAGTAA
- the glyA gene encoding serine hydroxymethyltransferase, with amino-acid sequence MLKRDMNIADYDAELWQAIQKENVRQEEHIELIASENYTSPRVMQAQGTQLTNKYAEGYPGKRYYGGCEYVDIVEQLAIDRAKELFGADYANVQPHSGSQANSAVYMALLNPGDTVLGMNLAHGGHLTHGSPVNFSGKLYNIVPYGIDESGQIDYNDLARQAEIHKPKMIIGGFSAYSGIVDWAKMREIADKIGAYLFVDMAHVAGLIAADVYPNPVPHAHVVTTTTHKTLAGPRGGLILAKGGDEELYKKLNSAVFPGGQGGPLMHVIAAKAVALKEAMEPEFKTYQQQVAKNAKAMVEVFKSRGYKIVSGGTENHLMLLDLVDKDITGKDADAALGRANITVNKNSVPNDPRSPFVTSGVRIGTPAVTRRGFKEAEVRELAGWICDVLDNINDDATIAAVKAKVLDICKRYPVYA; translated from the coding sequence ATGTTAAAGCGAGACATGAACATTGCCGATTATGATGCCGAATTATGGCAGGCCATACAAAAAGAGAATGTTCGCCAGGAAGAGCATATCGAGTTGATTGCTTCTGAAAACTATACCAGCCCACGCGTAATGCAGGCTCAGGGAACTCAATTAACCAATAAATATGCCGAAGGGTACCCGGGTAAGCGTTATTACGGCGGCTGTGAGTATGTTGATATTGTTGAGCAGTTAGCTATCGATCGTGCCAAAGAGCTGTTTGGTGCTGACTATGCTAACGTGCAACCACATTCAGGTTCACAGGCTAACTCTGCAGTTTATATGGCGTTACTGAATCCGGGAGATACCGTACTGGGGATGAATCTGGCACACGGCGGTCACCTGACCCACGGTTCACCAGTTAACTTTTCCGGTAAGTTATATAACATCGTCCCTTATGGTATTGATGAGAGTGGTCAGATTGACTATAACGATCTGGCTCGTCAGGCTGAAATTCACAAACCAAAAATGATTATCGGTGGCTTCTCTGCCTATTCCGGTATCGTTGACTGGGCAAAAATGCGTGAAATTGCAGATAAAATTGGTGCTTACCTGTTTGTTGATATGGCTCACGTTGCAGGTCTGATTGCTGCTGATGTCTATCCAAACCCGGTTCCTCATGCTCATGTAGTCACTACCACTACGCATAAAACGTTAGCGGGTCCTCGTGGCGGCCTGATTTTAGCGAAAGGCGGTGATGAAGAGCTGTATAAAAAACTGAACTCTGCGGTATTCCCGGGTGGTCAGGGCGGTCCGTTAATGCACGTGATTGCAGCAAAAGCGGTAGCGTTAAAAGAAGCCATGGAGCCTGAGTTTAAAACTTACCAGCAGCAAGTTGCTAAAAACGCAAAAGCGATGGTGGAAGTATTTAAATCTCGCGGATATAAGATTGTTTCTGGTGGAACTGAAAACCACCTGATGCTACTGGATCTGGTGGATAAAGATATCACCGGTAAAGATGCTGATGCTGCTTTAGGCAGAGCAAACATCACAGTAAACAAAAACAGCGTACCAAACGATCCAAGAAGCCCGTTTGTTACTTCAGGTGTGCGTATCGGTACACCTGCGGTGACTCGTCGTGGCTTTAAAGAAGCAGAAGTACGCGAACTGGCCGGTTGGATCTGTGACGTGCTGGACAACATCAATGATGACGCCACCATTGCTGCAGTAAAAGCTAAAGTTCTGGATATTTGTAAACGTTATCCGGTTTACGCATAG
- the hmpA gene encoding NO-inducible flavohemoprotein: MRMLDSQTIATIKATIPVLTATGPSLTAHFYDRMFQHNPELKDIFNLSHQFSGAQREALFNAICAYAVNIENLAAILPAVERIAHKHTSFNIQPEQYAIVGEHLLATLDEMLSPGEEVLNAWGKAYQVLADVFIKRENEIYQQVADKQGGWEGLRPFRIAKKQQESEIITSFELEPVDGKPVADFIPGQYIALYLQSDSLEYQEIRQYSLTHAPNGKYYRIAVKREPQGKASNYLHDIARQGDILNLAPPYGDFHLDVKPDTPVALISGGVGLTPMLGMLNTLKVQTHQSPVYWLHATERSGVHAFRQEVNQLLDSMPDTEAHVWYQHPQDSDLNASNHYQGLMDLDKLKSTLNQSDMHYYFCGPVPFMQHVAQQLINWGVKPQQLHYECFGPHKVL; the protein is encoded by the coding sequence ATGAGAATGCTTGATAGTCAAACGATTGCCACCATTAAAGCTACCATCCCCGTATTAACTGCTACTGGCCCATCGTTAACCGCTCATTTTTACGATCGCATGTTTCAGCACAATCCTGAGTTGAAAGATATTTTTAACCTAAGCCATCAATTCAGCGGTGCCCAACGTGAAGCATTATTTAATGCGATATGTGCCTATGCGGTAAACATTGAAAATTTAGCGGCCATCCTTCCGGCAGTTGAACGTATTGCCCATAAACACACCAGCTTTAACATTCAACCAGAGCAATATGCCATTGTTGGCGAACACTTACTTGCCACTCTGGATGAAATGTTGAGCCCCGGTGAAGAAGTACTAAATGCCTGGGGGAAAGCCTATCAGGTACTGGCTGATGTATTTATCAAACGGGAAAATGAAATTTATCAGCAGGTCGCTGATAAACAGGGTGGTTGGGAAGGATTACGTCCATTCCGTATTGCTAAAAAACAGCAAGAAAGCGAGATTATTACCAGCTTTGAACTGGAGCCAGTCGACGGCAAACCAGTAGCTGATTTTATACCGGGTCAATATATTGCCCTTTATCTGCAAAGCGACAGTCTGGAATACCAGGAGATTCGTCAGTACTCATTAACCCATGCACCAAACGGTAAATATTACCGTATTGCCGTTAAACGCGAGCCGCAGGGCAAAGCCTCAAACTATCTTCATGATATTGCTCGGCAGGGAGATATTCTCAATCTGGCGCCACCTTATGGCGATTTTCATCTGGATGTTAAACCTGACACCCCGGTTGCATTAATCTCTGGTGGTGTCGGCCTGACACCAATGTTAGGCATGCTAAATACGCTAAAAGTACAAACACACCAAAGTCCGGTTTACTGGCTGCACGCCACTGAACGTTCAGGTGTTCATGCTTTCCGTCAGGAAGTAAACCAGTTGCTCGATAGCATGCCAGATACCGAAGCTCACGTTTGGTACCAGCATCCTCAGGATAGCGATCTGAATGCATCCAACCATTATCAGGGTTTGATGGACCTTGATAAACTGAAGTCCACACTTAACCAGTCTGATATGCACTATTACTTCTGTGGGCCAGTGCCATTTATGCAGCACGTTGCTCAACAGTTAATCAATTGGGGAGTTAAACCACAACAGCTCCATTACGAGTGTTTTGGTCCACATAAAGTGTTATAG
- the glnB gene encoding nitrogen regulatory protein P-II, translating into MKKIDAIIKPFKLDDVREALAEVGITGMTVTEVKGFGRQKGHTELYRGAEYMVDFLPKVKIEIVVADDIVDTCVETIMNTAQTGKIGDGKIFVFDVARVVRIRTGEQDEDAI; encoded by the coding sequence ATGAAGAAGATTGACGCAATCATTAAGCCGTTTAAGTTAGACGATGTCCGTGAAGCACTGGCGGAAGTGGGTATTACCGGTATGACGGTAACGGAAGTGAAAGGTTTTGGTCGCCAGAAAGGGCATACAGAGCTGTATCGCGGCGCTGAATATATGGTGGATTTTCTGCCAAAGGTGAAGATTGAGATTGTTGTTGCTGACGATATCGTTGATACCTGCGTCGAAACCATCATGAATACCGCTCAGACAGGTAAGATTGGCGACGGTAAGATTTTTGTATTTGATGTGGCTCGGGTGGTGCGTATTCGTACCGGTGAGCAGGACGAAGACGCTATCTGA
- a CDS encoding NAD+ synthase: MSKALSIALAQLNWLVGDIEGNTNRMLQTISEQQQAGADLVMFSELALTGYPPEDLLYRDDLYQRCDEQLARLQAASSETAVIVGHPWRDNGHLYNALSMFWQGNLVTRYYKQQLPNYGVFDEKRYFSADDRTCYVEFKGYRIGLLICEDLWFNGPVDALKAANVDMILSINASPYNREKPYIRNQLLAEHCHRTHLPLLYLNQVGGQDELIFDGCSKVFDATGNMTHKLAAFKEQTQLVKFNNYHIESMVLPEQPSELSLIYDALVLAVRDYANKNGFKGAILGLSGGIDSALTLAIAVDALGKEKVQAVMMPFRYTAEISIEDAREEAETLGVEFDVISIEPIFDAFMTQLAPMFVNTRRDTTEENLQARCRGVILMGLSNKRGSLVLTTGNKSEIAVGYSTLYGDMAGGFDVLKDVPKTLVFKLSEYRNTRSPVIPQRVIDRPPSAELAPDQKDEDSLPPYPVLDKILDGYVERDMSVDQLVAEGFDEAIVRKVIRLVDINEYKRRQSPVGPRITARNFGKDRRYPITSGFGRKNW; encoded by the coding sequence ATGAGCAAAGCTCTCTCTATCGCATTAGCGCAGTTAAATTGGCTGGTTGGTGATATTGAAGGTAACACTAACCGTATGCTACAAACCATCAGCGAGCAGCAGCAGGCGGGAGCCGACCTGGTGATGTTTTCTGAGTTGGCCCTGACCGGTTACCCACCGGAGGATTTACTTTATCGTGACGATCTCTATCAGCGTTGTGATGAGCAATTAGCCCGATTGCAGGCGGCCTCCTCTGAGACAGCGGTTATTGTAGGGCATCCATGGCGGGACAATGGGCATTTGTATAATGCACTTTCCATGTTCTGGCAGGGAAATCTGGTTACTCGCTATTACAAGCAGCAGCTGCCTAACTATGGCGTGTTCGATGAGAAACGCTATTTCAGTGCTGATGACAGAACCTGTTATGTCGAATTTAAAGGTTACCGCATTGGGTTACTGATCTGTGAAGATTTGTGGTTTAACGGCCCGGTTGATGCTCTGAAAGCGGCTAATGTAGATATGATTCTGTCCATTAACGCTTCGCCTTATAACCGTGAAAAACCTTATATCCGCAACCAACTGCTGGCAGAGCATTGCCATCGCACCCACCTGCCACTGCTGTATTTAAATCAGGTGGGTGGTCAGGATGAGTTAATTTTTGACGGCTGTTCAAAGGTTTTTGATGCGACAGGTAATATGACGCACAAACTGGCAGCCTTTAAAGAGCAGACTCAACTGGTTAAATTTAACAACTATCATATTGAATCCATGGTGTTGCCAGAGCAACCATCAGAACTTTCATTGATTTATGATGCGTTGGTATTGGCGGTACGCGATTACGCCAATAAGAATGGCTTTAAAGGGGCGATTCTTGGTTTATCGGGCGGTATTGATTCCGCTCTGACGCTGGCGATTGCCGTTGATGCTTTGGGCAAAGAGAAGGTTCAGGCAGTGATGATGCCATTCCGCTATACCGCAGAGATCAGTATTGAGGATGCGCGGGAAGAGGCAGAAACACTGGGCGTTGAGTTTGATGTTATCTCCATTGAGCCGATTTTTGATGCCTTTATGACTCAGCTGGCGCCAATGTTTGTTAACACTCGCCGTGATACCACTGAAGAAAACCTGCAGGCGCGTTGCCGTGGGGTGATCTTAATGGGGCTATCGAATAAACGCGGTAGTTTGGTGTTGACCACCGGAAATAAAAGTGAGATCGCCGTAGGGTATTCGACGCTTTATGGTGATATGGCGGGTGGTTTTGATGTATTAAAAGATGTACCAAAAACGCTGGTGTTTAAACTATCGGAATATCGCAATACCCGTTCACCGGTGATTCCTCAGCGTGTGATCGATCGTCCACCTTCCGCGGAGTTGGCTCCGGATCAGAAAGATGAAGATAGCCTGCCGCCTTATCCGGTACTGGATAAGATCCTTGATGGCTATGTGGAACGAGATATGTCCGTAGATCAACTGGTGGCAGAAGGCTTCGATGAGGCGATTGTGCGTAAGGTTATCCGCCTGGTTGATATTAATGAGTATAAACGTCGGCAGTCACCGGTAGGCCCGAGGATTACTGCACGTAACTTTGGCAAAGATCGGCGTTATCCGATCACTTCCGGCTTTGGCCGTAAAAACTGGTAA
- the glrR gene encoding two-component system response regulator GlrR, protein MTSRKPANLLLVDDDPSLLKLLGMRLTSEGFNVTTAESGQEALRRLGREQIDLVISDLRMDEMDGMALFNEIQKHQPGMPVIILTAHGSIPDAVAATQQGVFSFLTKPVDRDALYKAIDDALVMKVPAGDESWRENIVTRSPLMLRLLEQAKMVAQSDVSVLINGLSGTGKEVLAKAIHSASPRGNKPFIAINCGALPEQLLESELFGHAKGAFTGAVSSRDGLFQAATGGTLFLDEIGDMPLPLQVKLLRVLQERKVRPLGSNRDLDIDVRIISATHRDLPKAMAKGEFREDLYYRLNVVTLKIPALNERAEDIPLLADHLLRESAKRHKPFVRSFSTDAMKRLMAASWPGNVRQLVNVIEQCVALTSTPVINEALVQQALDGENTALPTFVEARNQFELLYLRKLLQMTKGNVTHAARMAGRNRTEFYKLLSRHELDANDFKE, encoded by the coding sequence ATGACATCGCGTAAGCCTGCCAATTTATTACTGGTTGATGACGATCCCAGTCTGTTAAAGCTACTGGGAATGCGTTTAACCAGTGAAGGTTTCAATGTCACAACGGCGGAGAGTGGACAAGAAGCATTGCGTCGTTTAGGTCGTGAGCAGATAGATTTAGTTATCAGCGATCTGCGGATGGATGAAATGGACGGCATGGCGCTGTTTAATGAAATTCAAAAACATCAGCCAGGTATGCCGGTTATTATTCTTACCGCCCATGGCTCTATTCCTGATGCGGTTGCCGCGACACAGCAGGGTGTCTTTAGTTTCCTGACTAAACCGGTAGATCGCGATGCGCTGTATAAAGCCATTGATGATGCGCTGGTGATGAAAGTGCCGGCGGGTGATGAAAGCTGGCGAGAAAATATAGTGACCCGCAGCCCGCTGATGTTACGTCTGCTTGAGCAAGCCAAAATGGTGGCTCAGTCTGATGTGAGCGTGCTGATTAATGGTCTGAGTGGAACCGGTAAAGAGGTATTAGCCAAAGCAATACATAGCGCCAGCCCACGGGGAAATAAGCCTTTTATTGCGATTAACTGTGGCGCATTACCGGAACAACTTCTGGAGTCCGAGTTATTTGGACATGCCAAAGGTGCATTCACTGGCGCAGTCAGCAGCCGTGATGGCCTGTTTCAGGCCGCAACCGGCGGCACACTGTTTTTGGATGAGATCGGTGATATGCCGTTACCGCTGCAGGTAAAACTGCTACGGGTGTTGCAAGAGCGTAAGGTACGTCCTTTGGGCAGTAATCGCGATCTGGACATCGATGTGCGGATTATTTCGGCGACTCACCGTGATTTGCCAAAAGCCATGGCAAAAGGGGAGTTCCGTGAAGATCTCTATTATCGCCTGAATGTGGTTACCCTAAAAATTCCTGCGTTAAATGAACGGGCAGAAGATATTCCGCTGTTAGCTGACCATCTGTTGCGCGAGTCAGCGAAACGCCATAAGCCTTTTGTACGCAGCTTTTCTACTGATGCGATGAAACGTTTAATGGCCGCCAGTTGGCCGGGTAACGTACGTCAACTGGTCAACGTCATTGAGCAGTGCGTAGCGTTGACCAGTACACCGGTTATCAATGAAGCATTGGTTCAACAGGCTTTGGATGGCGAGAATACCGCACTACCAACCTTTGTCGAAGCGCGTAATCAGTTTGAATTGCTCTATTTACGCAAGCTTTTACAGATGACTAAAGGTAACGTTACCCATGCTGCCCGTATGGCAGGACGAAACCGAACTGAATTTTATAAATTGTTGTCACGCCATGAGTTAGATGCGAACGATTTTAAAGAGTAG
- a CDS encoding sensor histidine kinase — translation MIYRESIRLKKLSRFPHSLRQLVLLAFLLVLLPLLILAYQAYKSLDLLSEQAADSNNTTLKDARRSEAMTNLALSMERSYRQYCVLGDKTLETLYLNQRQQYAEMLEMHAAIIPDQNYYKTLKQQQAGLAEIHCKNSGPNEESSILLEQFSKANADMVQATRAIIFSRGEKLQQAIADKGYFFGQQALLLFLLSVFLVFLFTRMIIGPVKRVERMINRLGEGKSLSNLTAFKGPREIQSLAQRIVWLSERLSWLESQRHEFLRHISHELKTPLASMREGTELLLDQVVGPLTDDQKEVVSILDNSSRHLQQLIEQLLDYNRNQTDVRTEKEHLDLQVMVSAVISAHSLPARAKLMRTECQLALSHCWAESVLLMRVLDNLYSNAVHYGAESGTIWVISRQVGQSIQIDIANTGEKILPQEKTMLFEPFYQGSRQRKGAVKGSGLGLSIARDCIRQMDGELLLVDVDYADVCFRIELPLTAEK, via the coding sequence TTGATTTACCGTGAGAGTATCAGGTTGAAAAAATTGAGCCGTTTTCCTCATTCCCTTCGTCAACTGGTGTTACTGGCCTTCCTGTTGGTGCTATTACCATTGCTGATTTTGGCTTATCAGGCATATAAAAGTTTAGATTTGTTGAGTGAACAGGCGGCGGATAGCAATAATACGACCCTAAAAGATGCGCGACGTAGCGAAGCAATGACCAATCTGGCATTAAGTATGGAACGCAGCTATCGGCAATATTGTGTGCTGGGCGATAAAACACTGGAGACACTCTACCTGAATCAGCGTCAGCAATATGCTGAAATGCTGGAGATGCACGCGGCGATTATCCCCGATCAAAACTATTATAAAACGCTCAAGCAGCAGCAGGCAGGGCTGGCCGAAATTCACTGTAAGAACAGTGGTCCAAATGAAGAGTCATCCATTTTATTAGAGCAGTTTTCTAAAGCAAACGCGGATATGGTTCAGGCGACGCGAGCCATTATTTTCTCTCGTGGTGAAAAACTACAGCAGGCCATTGCGGATAAAGGCTACTTTTTTGGGCAGCAGGCGTTATTGCTGTTTTTACTTAGCGTATTCTTAGTTTTCCTGTTTACCCGAATGATCATTGGGCCGGTGAAACGGGTTGAGCGTATGATTAACCGTTTGGGAGAAGGGAAGTCACTGAGTAATCTCACTGCATTTAAAGGTCCCAGGGAGATCCAGTCGCTCGCTCAACGTATTGTCTGGCTGAGTGAACGCCTTTCGTGGCTGGAATCACAACGTCATGAATTTTTACGGCACATTTCTCATGAACTGAAAACACCGCTGGCCAGCATGCGTGAAGGTACGGAATTATTGCTCGATCAGGTTGTCGGACCGTTAACCGACGATCAAAAAGAAGTCGTCTCTATACTGGATAACAGTAGCCGACATTTACAACAACTGATTGAACAATTGCTGGACTACAACCGCAATCAGACAGACGTACGTACCGAAAAAGAGCATCTTGACCTACAGGTTATGGTTTCTGCGGTAATTTCCGCCCATAGTTTGCCTGCAAGGGCTAAACTTATGCGCACGGAATGTCAGTTGGCGCTGAGCCATTGTTGGGCGGAATCGGTATTATTAATGCGTGTTCTTGATAATCTCTATTCCAATGCAGTGCACTATGGTGCGGAATCCGGTACCATTTGGGTTATTAGTCGTCAGGTTGGACAATCTATTCAAATAGATATCGCCAATACCGGAGAAAAAATCCTGCCTCAGGAAAAAACGATGCTGTTTGAACCCTTTTATCAGGGGAGTCGCCAGCGAAAAGGGGCGGTAAAAGGCAGTGGCCTGGGATTGAGCATTGCCCGTGATTGTATCCGTCAGATGGACGGTGAATTGCTGCTGGTCGATGTAGACTATGCCGATGTGTGCTTTCGAATTGAACTACCGTTAACTGCTGAGAAGTAA